A single region of the Acidobacteriota bacterium genome encodes:
- a CDS encoding ATP-binding protein, with the protein MINSPTQQSNPFSTGGGGSNFETRIQAAFTVLMLTGRVSPGLPPWSITKLKLQGRYAGFNTDDFIVFTKDSKTQNEAKLLGQIKHDISINEGNETFCTVIQAAWNDFNDSNVFNATNDVLALITGPLSSTDINNVRPLLEWARHSEDEIEFLNKVNTDYFSSDPKRAKLKVFRSLLNKANGNIAISDKQLWEFLKSFHLLGYDLDLESGNTLSLIQSLIAQYSHENPLPLWSRILDAVQSANQNAGTITLETLPQDIRNLFDTRKNQKWESDLKRIKEHGEYIIDGIRMDIGGVHIKRPAILSRLLEASESSKFVFISGARGCGKSSVVREFSEYMADRNPVFCLRTEDLDKAHLDNVFSSMGLENSIGDIEAGFALMPKRYLLIESIEKLLELEHSTAFTDLLHFLNKHLGWTIIATGRDYAYQQVMFNFLQPSGVTHSSITIDNFDDHEVQQLCEKIEPLKTIAENSSLSPLLKNPFIAELAYRVSETGIEFSSGDGEKEFREAVWRNIIAREQIRTEGLPLKRKQVFIEVAVLRAKQMVYGVPEENFDSETLLKLEEDNLIRRATNGLVSPAHDVLEDWALERYIEHAYQQTSGNMAKFLDAIGDEPAINRAFRLWLHQRLKYSDNVNDLIFAILKSHEIQRYWQDETISAVLLGQTPDSFLEELRDQLLESEGELLKRFCFILRISCKTPDQDLIKQLSGSNKAQNVLDTLFLKPFGHGWDAVIRFLFENRESVSTSLVPHIIAVLDEWASSIHLEEDLPAIAREAGLLGLYLLNYFKDSYRDDGNRKKVIRVIIRTVSAIENEFNELLNTDVFKTNDEQRRPHYVQEFCKVALESIETVFLCKQIPDTLIKFAFHEWLVAESQNEDTAWRGMHLGVEEYFGLHLYRNEFFPASGAKGPFQHLLRFHPRKGIDFIIQLLNLTAEKYARSTLDSHNRYSPMLIKEEDVSAKQIEIQLDDQTAVKQYCSGRLWVGYRGHSVLPYLLQSALMALENYLINLAEYSESPKILEYLFDYILRNSNSVMPTAVLVSVATGFPNKLWKAALPLLRTPELYDLDIERIVHERGGNEINWFASGFQRPFADLYAEERRKAALRPWRREHLETLIIRLQFLDLRQEAFAVIDELRSKAPQGDAWRFRFHRIDSRGWEAEEDKENSLITFKPKNLEADLEEIQQETQAKTALMNRFSQLYLWSEKIFGREALDREYFVNWDEALTEAKNLLEILENGSGNNLARMHYSGIVKAAAVFLRDHSNEMSEEDAHWCVKFILQTVVSNADTQDQFVAADKTDLDGAAVAASLLPILLDHTEDGEEKLLVKTIIATALTHANEKVRQAIANGIREYLWQRDPEFAQRCILGIIEYARLEVEHSHQRREAYFSPDTDGETYDANLRVWLNSFREQLANGDLSLTTDGIDKIDFLSYSPWFILNPSLMIPDGSIEPSHVVLLSRMLTLFFITETSLRKHYSDRAQDDIHIHYELRIPFTNRFASYLLELPEPVIQSFIEQLREGCDTAPEFIDHLLMNIAFITERSQKKEVYWEFWNQFSKKVQTIANETVQHRSDYGRQEGSRKLIRGMLCADAPWQKLDYENQDIALGKELILEFVNNAGKNADVFEAMASLMYHFPKIFFETGIQILAKHQAEITGTQLFSGVNTAYYLEGAIRRFLQVDETGALSRAMHQSCFVLLDAIVETASSGAYYLREQLIRSRRII; encoded by the coding sequence ATGATCAACTCACCAACACAACAAAGCAATCCGTTTTCTACCGGAGGCGGAGGCTCGAATTTTGAAACGCGAATTCAAGCAGCGTTTACGGTCTTAATGCTAACAGGACGAGTGTCACCCGGCCTACCACCTTGGTCAATTACTAAGCTTAAACTACAAGGTCGTTATGCAGGTTTTAATACTGACGACTTTATTGTCTTTACGAAGGATTCTAAAACACAAAATGAAGCAAAGTTGCTAGGTCAAATAAAACATGACATTAGTATCAATGAGGGAAACGAAACTTTTTGTACAGTTATTCAAGCAGCTTGGAATGACTTTAATGATTCAAATGTTTTCAATGCAACCAATGATGTTTTAGCCCTTATCACGGGACCTTTAAGCTCTACAGATATCAACAATGTGCGCCCGCTGTTAGAATGGGCAAGACACTCTGAAGATGAAATAGAATTTCTGAACAAAGTAAATACAGATTATTTCAGTAGTGACCCCAAAAGAGCAAAGCTAAAAGTTTTTAGGTCACTTTTGAATAAAGCAAATGGCAACATTGCTATCTCGGATAAACAGCTTTGGGAGTTTTTGAAATCTTTTCACTTACTTGGATATGACCTAGATTTAGAATCTGGAAACACTTTGTCTCTTATCCAATCGTTAATTGCTCAGTATTCTCATGAAAATCCTCTACCCCTTTGGTCAAGAATTCTTGATGCTGTCCAATCAGCCAATCAGAATGCAGGAACCATTACTTTAGAAACCTTACCACAGGACATCCGTAATTTATTTGATACAAGAAAAAACCAGAAATGGGAATCTGATCTAAAAAGAATTAAAGAACATGGGGAATACATCATTGATGGCATCAGAATGGATATTGGCGGGGTACACATTAAGAGACCAGCGATTTTGTCGCGGTTGCTTGAGGCGAGCGAAAGCTCAAAATTTGTATTTATTTCAGGTGCGCGTGGGTGCGGGAAATCCAGTGTCGTTCGAGAGTTTTCCGAATATATGGCTGATCGTAATCCAGTATTTTGCCTTCGTACAGAAGACCTTGATAAAGCTCACCTTGATAATGTGTTTTCGTCCATGGGTTTGGAAAACTCCATTGGAGATATTGAAGCTGGTTTTGCTTTGATGCCCAAAAGATATTTACTGATTGAGTCTATTGAAAAACTACTTGAATTGGAGCATTCAACGGCATTTACTGATTTACTTCATTTTCTCAATAAACATCTAGGCTGGACTATCATTGCGACAGGTCGTGATTATGCGTATCAACAGGTAATGTTTAATTTTCTTCAACCATCTGGCGTCACTCATTCTTCAATAACAATTGATAACTTCGATGATCATGAAGTCCAGCAGCTTTGCGAAAAAATTGAGCCACTAAAGACAATTGCTGAGAACTCCTCATTGAGTCCATTACTCAAGAATCCATTTATTGCAGAATTGGCATATAGAGTCTCAGAGACAGGAATAGAATTTTCAAGTGGAGATGGTGAAAAAGAATTCCGAGAAGCTGTTTGGAGAAATATTATTGCAAGAGAACAGATACGAACTGAAGGACTGCCGTTAAAAAGAAAACAGGTTTTTATTGAGGTTGCCGTATTAAGAGCAAAGCAAATGGTTTATGGAGTTCCCGAAGAAAATTTTGATTCCGAAACCTTGCTAAAGCTTGAAGAAGATAACTTAATACGCCGTGCGACCAATGGATTAGTTAGTCCGGCGCATGACGTTCTGGAAGACTGGGCGCTTGAACGATATATTGAACACGCCTACCAACAAACCTCTGGAAATATGGCTAAGTTTCTTGATGCAATAGGTGATGAACCTGCTATAAATCGAGCATTCCGTTTATGGCTACATCAGAGATTGAAATATAGCGACAACGTCAATGATCTCATTTTTGCCATCCTTAAAAGTCATGAAATTCAAAGATACTGGCAAGATGAAACTATTTCTGCCGTGCTATTGGGTCAAACTCCAGATAGTTTTCTTGAAGAACTAAGAGATCAGCTTTTAGAAAGTGAAGGCGAACTCTTAAAGCGATTCTGTTTTATTCTTCGTATATCCTGCAAAACCCCCGATCAAGATTTAATCAAGCAGTTGTCAGGCAGCAATAAAGCACAAAATGTATTGGATACCTTATTCCTCAAGCCATTTGGACATGGGTGGGATGCAGTTATTCGCTTTCTATTTGAGAATAGAGAAAGCGTTTCAACATCATTAGTGCCACATATAATAGCGGTACTTGATGAATGGGCTTCTTCCATTCATCTTGAGGAGGATTTACCAGCAATTGCCCGCGAAGCAGGTCTTTTAGGACTTTACCTGCTTAATTATTTTAAAGATTCATATCGAGATGATGGCAATCGCAAGAAAGTAATAAGAGTTATTATCAGAACTGTTTCAGCTATAGAGAACGAGTTTAACGAATTACTAAATACGGATGTGTTTAAAACCAACGATGAACAACGCCGCCCCCACTATGTTCAAGAATTTTGTAAGGTTGCGTTAGAAAGTATTGAAACGGTTTTTTTATGCAAACAAATTCCTGACACCCTGATTAAATTTGCTTTTCACGAATGGTTAGTTGCCGAATCTCAAAACGAGGATACAGCTTGGAGAGGGATGCACTTAGGGGTGGAAGAATATTTTGGTCTCCATCTCTATAGAAATGAATTTTTTCCAGCGAGCGGAGCCAAAGGACCGTTTCAACACCTTTTACGTTTTCACCCACGGAAAGGAATAGATTTCATAATTCAACTACTTAACCTTACGGCAGAAAAATACGCCCGTTCTACTTTGGATTCTCATAATCGTTACTCACCGATGCTTATAAAAGAAGAGGACGTCAGCGCCAAGCAAATAGAAATTCAACTAGACGACCAGACAGCAGTTAAACAATATTGCTCAGGGCGTTTGTGGGTAGGTTATCGCGGTCATTCTGTGCTTCCTTATTTACTCCAATCGGCTTTAATGGCATTGGAGAACTATCTGATCAATCTCGCTGAGTATTCCGAGTCACCAAAAATTTTGGAATATTTGTTTGATTACATCCTGCGTAACAGCAATTCGGTAATGCCTACAGCGGTGTTAGTTTCTGTAGCAACAGGTTTTCCAAATAAACTTTGGAAAGCTGCACTACCGCTCTTACGAACGCCTGAGCTATATGACTTGGACATAGAACGCATCGTTCATGAGCGTGGGGGCAATGAGATCAATTGGTTTGCATCTGGATTTCAGCGCCCGTTTGCCGATCTTTATGCGGAAGAAAGGCGCAAAGCAGCATTACGTCCTTGGCGAAGAGAACATTTAGAAACTTTAATTATCCGTCTTCAATTTTTAGATTTGAGGCAGGAGGCGTTTGCAGTAATAGATGAGCTTCGCTCTAAAGCTCCACAAGGAGACGCTTGGCGATTTCGTTTTCATCGAATTGATAGTCGAGGATGGGAAGCAGAAGAAGATAAAGAGAATTCTCTGATTACCTTTAAGCCAAAAAACTTGGAAGCCGATTTAGAAGAGATACAACAAGAAACACAGGCAAAAACAGCATTAATGAACCGGTTCTCCCAATTATATTTGTGGTCGGAAAAGATTTTTGGGCGCGAAGCTTTGGATAGAGAATATTTTGTTAATTGGGATGAAGCGCTTACAGAGGCGAAGAATCTTCTAGAAATACTTGAGAATGGTTCAGGGAATAATTTAGCAAGAATGCACTATAGCGGTATCGTTAAGGCAGCAGCAGTGTTTCTGCGAGATCATTCAAATGAGATGAGTGAGGAAGATGCACACTGGTGTGTGAAATTTATTTTGCAGACAGTTGTGTCGAATGCAGATACACAAGATCAATTTGTGGCAGCAGACAAAACTGATCTTGATGGTGCAGCCGTAGCCGCGTCTCTATTACCGATTTTGCTGGATCATACTGAAGATGGTGAAGAAAAACTTTTGGTCAAAACAATCATAGCTACTGCTCTTACTCATGCGAATGAGAAGGTCAGACAAGCAATTGCAAATGGCATTAGAGAATATCTTTGGCAAAGAGACCCTGAATTCGCCCAAAGATGCATTCTTGGAATAATTGAGTATGCACGATTAGAAGTAGAACATTCTCATCAAAGAAGAGAGGCGTACTTTTCGCCAGATACCGATGGAGAAACTTATGATGCCAACTTGAGGGTATGGCTAAATAGTTTTCGTGAGCAACTTGCAAACGGAGACTTATCGCTTACTACAGATGGTATAGACAAAATAGACTTCCTTTCTTATAGCCCGTGGTTCATATTGAATCCTTCTTTAATGATTCCAGATGGTTCAATAGAACCTAGTCATGTGGTGCTGTTGTCTCGAATGCTCACACTCTTTTTTATTACAGAAACGTCGTTAAGAAAGCACTATTCCGACCGAGCCCAAGATGATATTCACATTCACTATGAATTGAGAATACCTTTCACAAATAGATTTGCCAGTTATTTGCTTGAGCTACCTGAACCAGTTATTCAGTCATTTATCGAACAATTGCGAGAAGGCTGTGATACTGCCCCTGAATTTATTGACCATTTGCTGATGAATATCGCGTTCATAACAGAAAGGTCTCAAAAGAAGGAAGTGTACTGGGAGTTTTGGAACCAGTTTTCTAAAAAAGTTCAAACTATTGCGAATGAAACTGTGCAGCATCGCTCTGACTATGGACGACAAGAGGGCAGTCGAAAATTAATTCGAGGTATGTTATGCGCTGATGCCCCATGGCAAAAATTAGATTATGAAAATCAAGACATTGCTCTGGGAAAAGAATTAATTCTCGAATTTGTAAATAATGCAGGAAAAAATGCTGATGTCTTTGAGGCGATGGCTTCGCTTATGTATCACTTTCCTAAAATTTTCTTCGAGACTGGCATTCAAATCCTAGCAAAACACCAGGCAGAAATTACAGGGACTCAATTGTTTTCAGGGGTGAACACTGCATACTATCTAGAGGGAGCTATCCGGCGATTTTTACAGGTAGATGAAACTGGGGCGCTATCAAGGGCTATGCATCAGTCTTGTTTTGTGCTGCTTGATGCTATCGTGGAAACAGCTTCATCAGGAGCATACTACCTTCGTGAACAATTAATTCGTTCACGGAGAATTATTTGA
- a CDS encoding electron transfer flavoprotein-ubiquinone oxidoreductase, with translation MEREILEMDVLLVGAGPANLSCALHLTNLIAKHNENAKQTGGKKLDEINIAVIEKAAEIGAHQLSGAVLDPISLRELVPDFEKDAPLEAPVGSENVYFLTEKGKIPLPILPPPLQNHGNFVISLNKFARWLGEKCEAAGVNIFPEFPGWEMLYEGDAVIGVRTGDKGLDKTGNPKGNFEPGVDIVAKVTVLGEGVRGSLTKQLVSRLKLDAGNDPQVYSVGVKELWEVPDDRFPAGSVIHTMGWPLDSHTFGGSWVYGMKDRIINIGLAVGLDYRDPRIDPHHEFQKFKTHPLIAELLKDGKMIRYGAKAMPVGGWYTIPKLTSDGVMIVGDSGATLNGERLKGIHTAIKSGMLAAETIFEALVADDYSDKLLSKYETNLKSSYIGKELYKSRNFHQGFDKGRNMGLFIAGLSTITGGRFPGRIAITAGHQHLVQINGKPQGDRYSDLKYDDKLTFAKLTDVYYSSTQHHEDQPCHLKVLDTNICVDRCTKEFGNPCQNFCPASVYEMTGDNDSRRLQINFSNCVHCKTCDIMDPYQIINWVPPEGGGGPNYRNM, from the coding sequence ATGGAGAGAGAAATATTGGAAATGGATGTTCTGCTCGTGGGAGCGGGACCGGCGAATTTATCCTGCGCTTTGCACCTCACCAATTTAATCGCAAAGCATAATGAAAATGCCAAACAAACGGGCGGCAAAAAACTCGATGAAATCAATATCGCGGTCATCGAAAAAGCCGCAGAAATCGGCGCGCATCAATTGTCGGGCGCGGTGCTTGACCCCATATCTTTGCGCGAACTGGTTCCCGATTTTGAAAAAGATGCGCCGCTTGAAGCGCCGGTAGGCAGTGAAAATGTCTACTTTCTCACCGAAAAAGGCAAAATTCCACTACCCATCCTGCCGCCGCCTCTACAAAATCATGGCAACTTCGTCATCTCGCTCAATAAATTCGCGCGCTGGCTCGGCGAAAAATGCGAAGCCGCCGGGGTCAACATCTTTCCGGAATTTCCCGGCTGGGAAATGCTCTACGAAGGTGACGCGGTCATCGGCGTGCGCACCGGCGATAAAGGCTTGGACAAGACCGGCAATCCCAAAGGCAATTTTGAACCCGGCGTTGACATCGTCGCCAAAGTCACCGTTTTAGGCGAAGGCGTGCGCGGTTCGCTCACCAAACAACTGGTGAGCCGTTTGAAACTCGATGCGGGCAATGACCCGCAGGTCTATTCTGTCGGCGTCAAAGAATTGTGGGAAGTGCCCGATGACCGCTTTCCCGCAGGCTCGGTGATTCACACAATGGGCTGGCCGCTCGATTCACACACCTTTGGCGGTTCTTGGGTGTACGGCATGAAAGACCGCATCATCAACATCGGTCTGGCAGTCGGACTCGATTACCGCGACCCGCGCATTGACCCGCATCACGAATTTCAAAAATTCAAAACTCATCCGTTGATTGCCGAACTTTTGAAAGATGGCAAGATGATTCGCTACGGCGCAAAAGCGATGCCGGTGGGCGGTTGGTACACCATACCGAAACTCACATCGGATGGGGTGATGATTGTTGGCGATTCGGGCGCGACCTTGAACGGCGAACGCTTGAAAGGCATTCACACGGCGATTAAGTCTGGCATGCTGGCGGCGGAAACGATTTTTGAGGCGCTCGTTGCCGATGATTATTCGGACAAGCTGTTAAGTAAATATGAAACGAATCTGAAATCGAGTTATATCGGCAAAGAGCTTTATAAATCGCGCAATTTCCATCAAGGATTCGATAAAGGTCGCAATATGGGGCTGTTCATTGCAGGGCTTTCGACGATTACCGGCGGGCGTTTTCCCGGTCGCATCGCGATTACTGCCGGTCATCAACACCTTGTGCAAATCAATGGCAAGCCGCAGGGCGACCGTTACAGCGATTTGAAATACGATGACAAACTGACGTTTGCCAAACTCACAGATGTTTATTATTCGAGCACCCAGCATCACGAAGACCAGCCCTGTCATTTGAAAGTTCTCGATACCAACATCTGCGTTGACCGCTGCACCAAAGAGTTCGGCAACCCCTGTCAAAATTTCTGTCCCGCGAGTGTCTATGAAATGACCGGCGATAATGATAGTCGCCGCTTGCAAATCAACTTTTCCAACTGTGTGCATTGCAAGACCTGCGACATTATGGATCCCTATCAAATCATCAACTGGGTGCCTCCCGAAGGCGGCGGCGGTCCCAATTATCGCAATATGTGA
- a CDS encoding sigma-70 family RNA polymerase sigma factor has translation MPPAATMIEPGSETASEKWENEFRERDYKLAELIQRIANGDQSAIAKFYQMTNRLIFGLVLRILGNRDSAEEVLFDVYTQVWRQAARYEAKRGGPTSWLITIARSRAIDRLRADKHYVLHDELTEAAANEYLTTENPETATAISELQGFVRSALETLSPDQREVIEMAYYAGMTQSEIALQLGIAIGTVKTRTRLAMAKLRDALQPLMV, from the coding sequence ATGCCACCTGCTGCCACGATGATTGAACCGGGCAGTGAAACCGCCAGCGAAAAATGGGAAAACGAGTTTCGTGAACGCGATTATAAACTGGCAGAATTGATTCAACGAATCGCAAACGGCGACCAGTCAGCGATTGCAAAATTCTACCAGATGACCAATCGGTTAATCTTTGGTCTGGTGCTCAGGATATTGGGAAATCGGGATAGTGCCGAAGAAGTGTTGTTTGACGTTTACACACAGGTTTGGCGGCAGGCGGCGCGTTACGAAGCCAAACGCGGCGGACCCACCAGTTGGCTCATCACCATAGCGCGTTCGCGCGCCATTGACCGTTTGCGCGCCGATAAGCACTATGTGCTTCACGATGAGTTGACGGAAGCCGCCGCCAATGAATACCTCACGACAGAAAATCCTGAAACCGCAACCGCCATTTCCGAGTTGCAAGGGTTCGTGCGTTCGGCGCTAGAGACGCTCTCTCCCGACCAGCGGGAAGTGATTGAGATGGCTTATTACGCGGGGATGACGCAAAGCGAAATCGCTCTGCAATTAGGCATTGCAATAGGCACCGTCAAGACGCGCACACGATTGGCAATGGCTAAACTGCGCGACGCTTTGCAGCCGTTAATGGTTTGA
- a CDS encoding winged helix-turn-helix domain-containing protein, with amino-acid sequence MSQRVRRLYEFGDFRLDLAERALLRQGEAVALTPKVFDLLTLLVENRGRLMEKDELLKTLWPNSFIEEANLNVNVSALRRALGERPNAPQYIETVAKRGYRFVATVKEVVATEQPVEISSTSVIEKFPPAAIVENPETLQPPVIDRPLEVGVRASKKTFPLHPQSWLLIGVATLIMGSAIYLIWRTTSGDEASEVARIRTIAVLPFKSSNASDSDNALGLGMADALINRLSNIQQLSVRPTSTIQKYVDLNFDSLTAGREIGVDGLLEGLIQREDNRIRITVKLMRVQDGKVLWWDKYDDYFTNLFALQDSISEKMAERLSLKLTGEEQKLLTKRHTENTQAYELYVQGQFYATKLTEDGAHKAVQYFKEAIAKDPAYVLPHAGLAGVYLTLASFNSSAEWRKKAEEEAKHTVSMDDQVADAYGALGLVSMHANWDWEDAEKSFRRAIEINPNHAMTRLYHSTLLTALGRHEEAIKEMEIARQLDPVSIVINRDLAWTYYCARRYDLSIEQCRKVIEMEPRDVFSHRQLGKTYMMQAKYDDAIRELKRSIELYYGRDGVSAELCQVYALAGNREQAEKMVAELTNSTTAAPLSSYRKALLYISLGDLNVAFDWFEKAIADKEPAMVYFKAEPQLDALHSDHRYLALLRRLKFS; translated from the coding sequence ATGAGCCAAAGAGTCAGACGTCTTTATGAATTTGGCGATTTTCGCTTAGACCTTGCTGAACGCGCACTGCTGCGACAGGGCGAAGCCGTTGCCCTCACGCCAAAAGTTTTCGACCTGCTGACTCTGCTTGTAGAAAATCGCGGGCGATTGATGGAAAAAGACGAGCTGCTCAAGACGCTTTGGCCCAATAGTTTTATCGAAGAGGCGAATCTCAATGTTAATGTTTCCGCATTACGCAGAGCTTTGGGCGAAAGACCCAATGCGCCGCAATATATTGAAACCGTCGCCAAACGCGGCTATCGCTTCGTCGCCACCGTCAAAGAGGTTGTCGCCACTGAGCAACCCGTAGAAATTTCTTCCACGTCGGTTATTGAAAAATTCCCGCCTGCGGCAATCGTCGAAAATCCAGAAACTCTGCAACCTCCGGTGATTGACAGACCGCTTGAGGTTGGGGTTCGCGCCTCAAAAAAAACATTTCCCTTGCATCCCCAGAGTTGGTTACTCATCGGTGTCGCCACTTTGATTATGGGCAGCGCCATATATCTGATTTGGCGAACAACATCCGGTGATGAAGCTTCAGAGGTTGCGCGGATTCGCACGATTGCTGTATTGCCCTTTAAATCCTCAAACGCCAGTGACAGCGATAACGCTTTGGGGTTGGGGATGGCAGATGCCTTGATTAACCGTTTGAGTAACATCCAACAACTCAGCGTTCGCCCGACCAGCACTATACAAAAATACGTAGACCTGAACTTTGATTCGCTAACCGCCGGTCGTGAAATCGGGGTGGATGGACTTTTAGAAGGATTGATTCAACGTGAAGATAACAGAATCCGCATCACCGTCAAATTGATGCGTGTTCAGGATGGAAAAGTTCTATGGTGGGATAAGTATGATGACTATTTTACCAACCTTTTCGCCTTGCAAGATTCGATTTCTGAAAAGATGGCTGAACGCTTATCGCTCAAATTGACCGGCGAAGAGCAGAAGCTGTTGACCAAACGGCATACTGAAAACACCCAAGCCTATGAACTTTATGTTCAAGGTCAGTTCTATGCCACGAAACTCACAGAAGATGGCGCGCACAAGGCTGTACAGTATTTCAAAGAAGCGATTGCCAAAGACCCTGCCTATGTCTTGCCACACGCAGGTTTGGCAGGCGTTTATCTGACGCTTGCCAGTTTCAATTCAAGCGCCGAGTGGCGGAAAAAAGCCGAAGAAGAAGCCAAACACACAGTGAGCATGGATGATCAGGTAGCCGATGCCTACGGCGCGCTGGGACTCGTGAGTATGCATGCCAACTGGGATTGGGAGGATGCCGAAAAATCCTTTCGGCGGGCAATTGAAATTAATCCCAACCACGCCATGACGCGACTCTACCATTCAACTCTGCTCACAGCCTTGGGCAGGCACGAAGAGGCAATCAAAGAGATGGAAATCGCCCGGCAATTAGACCCCGTTTCGATTGTCATCAACCGTGACCTCGCCTGGACGTATTACTGCGCCCGCCGGTATGACCTGTCAATTGAGCAATGCCGGAAAGTGATTGAAATGGAGCCAAGGGATGTTTTCAGCCATCGCCAGTTGGGAAAAACCTATATGATGCAGGCGAAATATGACGATGCCATCAGAGAGTTGAAACGCAGTATTGAACTTTACTATGGGCGTGACGGCGTTTCGGCAGAACTTTGTCAGGTATATGCGCTTGCAGGCAATCGCGAGCAGGCAGAAAAGATGGTTGCAGAACTGACCAACTCAACTACGGCAGCGCCGCTCTCTTCATATCGCAAGGCGCTGCTTTATATCAGTCTGGGAGACCTGAACGTGGCTTTTGACTGGTTTGAAAAAGCTATTGCGGACAAGGAACCGGCGATGGTTTACTTCAAAGCCGAGCCGCAACTTGACGCTTTGCATAGCGACCACCGCTACCTGGCTTTACTGCGTCGCCTCAAATTTTCCTGA
- a CDS encoding HupE/UreJ family protein has translation MQYQTLKEFFIVLVAFPAIMFFANVAEAHDPGLSAANVKLGSDHIVTHLAFSRSDIETFTTLDTNQDGQITDAEFQAARPKLETIIREGFEILVNEGRARLQEVEINYDESNAVNFVLQFSYKSVPQIAVQSPLLNQLPRGHRQYLAITNIDGKVIAEKMLTAGNHVLTVNLALVLTAIKLQSFSDFFRLGIDHILTGYDHLAFLFALLVVGTSFRQAAKIITSFTVAHSLTLALATFGVVRFSANLVEPLIAASIIYVGIENLFRKEVNGRWLLTFGFGLIHGFGFASVLSELGIAANKTSAFLPLLSFNLGVEIGQVAIAVVVLPLIWKLRKQPVFTLRYVPAASLLLAILGGFWLIERTFF, from the coding sequence ATGCAATATCAAACGCTGAAAGAATTTTTCATCGTTCTGGTGGCGTTCCCGGCAATCATGTTTTTTGCCAACGTCGCCGAAGCGCACGACCCTGGGCTTAGCGCCGCAAATGTAAAACTGGGAAGCGACCATATCGTTACGCATCTGGCATTTTCGCGTAGTGATATTGAAACCTTCACGACACTCGATACCAATCAGGATGGGCAAATCACCGATGCGGAATTTCAAGCGGCGCGCCCCAAACTGGAAACGATTATCCGAGAAGGTTTTGAAATTTTAGTAAATGAAGGTCGCGCCAGGTTGCAGGAGGTCGAAATTAATTACGACGAAAGCAATGCGGTGAATTTTGTTTTGCAGTTTTCGTATAAATCGGTTCCGCAAATTGCCGTGCAATCGCCACTTCTCAATCAGTTGCCGCGCGGGCATCGTCAATATCTCGCCATCACCAATATCGACGGCAAGGTCATTGCTGAAAAAATGCTCACTGCCGGGAATCACGTCTTGACGGTCAACCTTGCACTGGTTCTCACGGCAATCAAATTGCAATCCTTCTCAGATTTTTTCCGGCTCGGCATTGACCATATTCTGACGGGCTACGATCATCTGGCTTTTCTTTTTGCGCTGTTGGTTGTTGGTACAAGTTTCCGTCAGGCTGCGAAAATCATCACCTCATTTACCGTTGCGCATTCCCTCACCTTGGCACTGGCGACATTCGGTGTTGTGCGTTTCTCCGCAAACCTGGTTGAACCGCTGATTGCGGCTTCGATTATTTATGTCGGGATTGAAAATCTTTTTCGTAAAGAGGTGAACGGGCGCTGGCTTTTAACCTTCGGCTTCGGATTGATACACGGTTTCGGTTTCGCGTCGGTTCTCAGCGAGTTGGGAATTGCCGCGAATAAAACATCCGCTTTTTTGCCATTGCTTTCATTCAATCTCGGCGTCGAAATCGGACAGGTAGCGATTGCGGTCGTGGTCTTGCCCCTGATTTGGAAACTCAGAAAACAGCCGGTCTTCACTTTGCGCTATGTCCCGGCAGCTTCTTTATTGCTGGCAATTCTCGGAGGGTTCTGGTTGATTGAGCGAACGTTTTTTTAA